Proteins encoded within one genomic window of Sorex araneus isolate mSorAra2 chromosome 9, mSorAra2.pri, whole genome shotgun sequence:
- the EWSR1 gene encoding RNA-binding protein EWS isoform X4: protein MPPPFSLSLLTSCDCLCLFSLDYSTYSQAAAQQGYSAYTAQPTQGYAQTSQAYGQQSYGTYGQPTDVSYTQAQTTATYGQTAYATSYGQPPTGYTTPTAPQAYSQPVQGYGTGAYDTTTATVTTTQASYAAQSAYGTQPAYPAYGQQPATTAPTRPQDGNKPAETSQPQSSTGGYNQPSLGYGQSNYSYPQVPGSYPMQPVTAPPSYPPTSYSSTQPTSYDQSSYSQQNTYGQPSSYGQQSSYGQQSSYGQQPPTSYPPQTGSYSQAPSQYSQQSSSYGQQSSFRQDHPSSMGVYGQESGGFSGPGENRSMSGPDNRGRGRGGFDRGGMSRGGRGGGRGGMGSAGERGGFNKPGGPMDEGPDLDLGPPIDPDEDSDNSAIYVQGLNDNVTLDDLADFFKQCGVVKMNKRTGQPMIHIYLDKETGKPKGDATVSYEDPPTAKAAVEWFDGKDFQGSKLKVSLARKKPPMNSMRGGMPPREGRGMPPPLRGGPGGPGGPGGPMGRMGGRGGDRGGFPPRGPRGSRGNPSGGGNVQHRAGDWQCPNPGCGNQNFAWRTECNQCKAPKPEGFLPPPFPPPGGDRGRGGPGGMRGGRGGLMDRGGPGGMFRGGRGGDRGGFRGGRGMDRGGFGGGRRGGPGGPPGPLMEQMGGRRGGRGGPGKMDKGEHRQERRDRPY from the exons ATGCCTCCCcccttctctttgtctctgttgaCTTCATGTGATTGTCTCTGCTTGTTTTCTCTAGATTACAGTACCTACAGCCAAGCTGCAGCCCAGCAGGG CTACAGTGCTTACACCGCCCAGCCCACTCAAGGATATGCACAGACCAGCCAG GCTTATGGGCAACAGAGTTATGGAACTTACGGACAGCCCACTGACGTCAGCTATACCCAGGCGCAGACCACTGCAACCTATGGGCAGACCGCCTATGCAACTTCTTATGGACAGCCTCCCACTG GTTATACTACTCCGACTGCCCCCCAGGCATACAGTCAGCCTGTCCAGGGGTATGGCACTGGTGCTTATGATACCACCACTGCTACAGTCACTACCACCCAGGCCTCCTATGCAGCTCAGTCTGCGTATGGCACTCAGCCTGCTTATCCAGCGTATGGGCAGCAGCCAGCAACCACCGCGCCTACAAG ACCACAGGATGGTAACAAGCCCGCTGAGACTAGTCAACCTCAGTCTAGCACAGGGGGTTACAACCAACCCAGCCTAGGATATGGACAAAGTAACTACAGTTATCCCCAGGTACCTGGGAGCTACCCCATGCAACCAGTGACGGCACCACCGTCCTATCCACCTACCAG ctATTCCTCTACACAGCCGACTAGTTACGATCAGAGCAGTTATTCTCAGCAGAACACCTATGGTCAGCCGAGCAGCTATGGACAGCAGAGTAGCTATGGTCAACAAAGTAGCTATGGGCAACAGCCGCCCACTAGTTACCCCCCCCAAACTGGATCCTACAGCCAGGCTCCAAGTCAATATAGCCAACAGAGCAGCAGCTACGGGCAGCAGA GTTCATTCCGACAGGACCACCCCAGTAGCATGGGTGTTTATGGGCAGGAGTCTGGAGGATTTTCCGGACCAGGAGAGAACCGGAGCATGAGTGGCCCTGATAACCGGGGCAGGGGAAGAGGGGGATTTGATCGTGGAGGCATGAGCAGAGGTGGGCGGGGAGGAGGACGCGGTGGAATGGG CAGCGCTGGAGAGCGAGGTGGCTTCAATAAGCCTGGTG GACCCATGGATGAAGGACCAGATCTTGATCTAG GCCCACCTATAGATCCAGATGAAGATTCTGACAACAGTGCGATTTATGTGCAAGGATTAAATGACAATGTGACTTTAGATGATCTGGCAGACTTCTTTAAGCAGTGTGGAGTTGTTAAA ATGAACAAAAGAACTGGACAACCCATGATTCATATCTACTTGGACAAGGAAACCGGAAAGCCCAAAGGTGATGCCACAGTATCCTATGAAGACCCGCCAACTGCAAAGGCTGCCGTGGAGTGGTTTGATG GGAAAGATTTTCAAGGAAGCAAACTTAAAGTTTCTCTTGCTCGGAAGAAGCCTCCAATGAACAGCATGCGAGGTGGAATGCCACCCCGTGAGGGCCGCGGAATGCCACCACCGCTTCGTGGAG GTCCAGGGggcccaggaggcccagggggaCCTATGGGTCGCATGGGAGGCCGAGGAGGAGACCGAGGAGGCTTTCCCCCAAGAGGGCCTCGGGGTTCCCGAGGGAATCCATCAGGAGGAGGAAATGTCCAACATCGAGCTGGAGACTGGCAGTGCCCCAATCC GGGATGTGGGAACCAGAACTTTGCCTGGAGAACAGAATGCAACCAGTGTAAAGCCCCAAAGCCTGAAGGTTTTCTCCCGCCACCCTTCCCACCTCCGG GTGGTGACCGGGGcagaggtggccctggtggtATGCGGGGAGGAAGAGGTGGCCTCATGGACCGTGGGGGTCCTGGAGGAATGTTCAGAGGTGGTCGTGGAGGAGACAGAGGTGGCTTCCGTGGTGGCCGGGGCATGGATCGAGGTGGCTTTGGTGGAGGCAGACGAGGTGGCCCTGGGGGACCCCCTGGGCCTTTGATGGAACAgatgggaggaagaagaggcgGCCGTGGAGGCCCTGGAAAAATGGATAA AGGCGAGCACCGTCAGGAACGCAGAGACCGGCCCTACTAG
- the EWSR1 gene encoding RNA-binding protein EWS isoform X6: protein MASTDYSTYSQAAAQQGYSAYTAQPTQGYAQTSQAYGQQSYGTYGQPTDVSYTQAQTTATYGQTAYATSYGQPPTVEGTNTGYTTPTAPQAYSQPVQGYGTGAYDTTTATVTTTQASYAAQSAYGTQPAYPAYGQQPATTAPTRPQDGNKPAETSQPQSSTGGYNQPSLGYGQSNYSYPQVPGSYPMQPVTAPPSYPPTSYSSTQPTSYDQSSYSQQNTYGQPSSYGQQSSYGQQSSYGQQPPTSYPPQTGSYSQAPSQYSQQSSSYGQQSSFRQDHPSSMGVYGQESGGFSGPGENRSMSGPDNRGRGRGGFDRGGMSRGGRGGGRGGMGSAGERGGFNKPGGPMDEGPDLDLGPPIDPDEDSDNSAIYVQGLNDNVTLDDLADFFKQCGVVKMNKRTGQPMIHIYLDKETGKPKGDATVSYEDPPTAKAAVEWFDGKDFQGSKLKVSLARKKPPMNSMRGGMPPREGRGMPPPLRGGPGGPGGPGGPMGRMGGRGGDRGGFPPRGPRGSRGNPSGGGNVQHRAGDWQCPNPGCGNQNFAWRTECNQCKAPKPEGFLPPPFPPPGGDRGRGGPGGMRGGRGGLMDRGGPGGMFRGGRGGDRGGFRGGRGMDRGGFGGGRRGGPGGPPGPLMEQMGGRRGGRGGPGKMDKGEHRQERRDRPY from the exons ATTACAGTACCTACAGCCAAGCTGCAGCCCAGCAGGG CTACAGTGCTTACACCGCCCAGCCCACTCAAGGATATGCACAGACCAGCCAG GCTTATGGGCAACAGAGTTATGGAACTTACGGACAGCCCACTGACGTCAGCTATACCCAGGCGCAGACCACTGCAACCTATGGGCAGACCGCCTATGCAACTTCTTATGGACAGCCTCCCACTG TAGAAGGGACCAATACAG GTTATACTACTCCGACTGCCCCCCAGGCATACAGTCAGCCTGTCCAGGGGTATGGCACTGGTGCTTATGATACCACCACTGCTACAGTCACTACCACCCAGGCCTCCTATGCAGCTCAGTCTGCGTATGGCACTCAGCCTGCTTATCCAGCGTATGGGCAGCAGCCAGCAACCACCGCGCCTACAAG ACCACAGGATGGTAACAAGCCCGCTGAGACTAGTCAACCTCAGTCTAGCACAGGGGGTTACAACCAACCCAGCCTAGGATATGGACAAAGTAACTACAGTTATCCCCAGGTACCTGGGAGCTACCCCATGCAACCAGTGACGGCACCACCGTCCTATCCACCTACCAG ctATTCCTCTACACAGCCGACTAGTTACGATCAGAGCAGTTATTCTCAGCAGAACACCTATGGTCAGCCGAGCAGCTATGGACAGCAGAGTAGCTATGGTCAACAAAGTAGCTATGGGCAACAGCCGCCCACTAGTTACCCCCCCCAAACTGGATCCTACAGCCAGGCTCCAAGTCAATATAGCCAACAGAGCAGCAGCTACGGGCAGCAGA GTTCATTCCGACAGGACCACCCCAGTAGCATGGGTGTTTATGGGCAGGAGTCTGGAGGATTTTCCGGACCAGGAGAGAACCGGAGCATGAGTGGCCCTGATAACCGGGGCAGGGGAAGAGGGGGATTTGATCGTGGAGGCATGAGCAGAGGTGGGCGGGGAGGAGGACGCGGTGGAATGGG CAGCGCTGGAGAGCGAGGTGGCTTCAATAAGCCTGGTG GACCCATGGATGAAGGACCAGATCTTGATCTAG GCCCACCTATAGATCCAGATGAAGATTCTGACAACAGTGCGATTTATGTGCAAGGATTAAATGACAATGTGACTTTAGATGATCTGGCAGACTTCTTTAAGCAGTGTGGAGTTGTTAAA ATGAACAAAAGAACTGGACAACCCATGATTCATATCTACTTGGACAAGGAAACCGGAAAGCCCAAAGGTGATGCCACAGTATCCTATGAAGACCCGCCAACTGCAAAGGCTGCCGTGGAGTGGTTTGATG GGAAAGATTTTCAAGGAAGCAAACTTAAAGTTTCTCTTGCTCGGAAGAAGCCTCCAATGAACAGCATGCGAGGTGGAATGCCACCCCGTGAGGGCCGCGGAATGCCACCACCGCTTCGTGGAG GTCCAGGGggcccaggaggcccagggggaCCTATGGGTCGCATGGGAGGCCGAGGAGGAGACCGAGGAGGCTTTCCCCCAAGAGGGCCTCGGGGTTCCCGAGGGAATCCATCAGGAGGAGGAAATGTCCAACATCGAGCTGGAGACTGGCAGTGCCCCAATCC GGGATGTGGGAACCAGAACTTTGCCTGGAGAACAGAATGCAACCAGTGTAAAGCCCCAAAGCCTGAAGGTTTTCTCCCGCCACCCTTCCCACCTCCGG GTGGTGACCGGGGcagaggtggccctggtggtATGCGGGGAGGAAGAGGTGGCCTCATGGACCGTGGGGGTCCTGGAGGAATGTTCAGAGGTGGTCGTGGAGGAGACAGAGGTGGCTTCCGTGGTGGCCGGGGCATGGATCGAGGTGGCTTTGGTGGAGGCAGACGAGGTGGCCCTGGGGGACCCCCTGGGCCTTTGATGGAACAgatgggaggaagaagaggcgGCCGTGGAGGCCCTGGAAAAATGGATAA AGGCGAGCACCGTCAGGAACGCAGAGACCGGCCCTACTAG